CTCCATGTTGGCACGCCCATCAAATGCGCACCACGATTGGTGCGTTCTTGGTGCGTCTTATCCAATCGCTGATTGGAATTTGAGATAATCCCGCCTTAGCAGTAGAACTCGGTTCACCATTGGACGAAAGCGTGAGGCAGCCTTTTATTTATTGGTTGGGGAGTTACGTAAGCAGAAGCTGAACCGTGACCAGAAAGCAATCACAAGAGCTTTGTTCTTCCACGGACCGAGTTGTCTTCTGGCCTGGGCTCATCGCAGAGGACAAGGAGTGGACACAACCGAAGACACCATAGCTTGTCCTAAACATACACGTGGTGTCTTCATCAGAGCCACAACCATGCATTTGTCCTTAGCTAGCTTAGCCAAGGTACTGAAGTAAtgctaagtgtgtgtgtgtacaaggaCCATAATGTGAACCATATGAAGCTCAAATTTTGCTTAGTCATGGACCAAAGATTAGGTAGGAGGGAGTTCAGAAGTGAATCCCATTGGCTGCTATAGGATGATAAGGAAAAGTGACTGCAACAGTTGATTCAGTCTAGTTTAGCAGCCAAAGAGCCATGGCAGCCCAGACCAAGGTGAACAAGTAGCCAAGTGAACACTCAGCTGTATCAAGGGAAAATGTGGTGTCTAACAGactgctctctctttctgcttaGCCAGTTCTTCATGGATACTTCAGAAGCTCCTGCTCCTGGAGGGTTCGCATCGGTAAGTCCAGCCACAGCATGTAGTCTCTGCTGAGCTGCTGTATAAAGCATAGCAATGTCAGGGTGATGATTAACTTTTTGTGCACCAGCTTTTGCTCTTAAAGGTGTTGACTATGACCAGGTTCCAGTCAATCTGATCAAAGATGGGGGCCAGCAGGTACAGTATAGAGATTCGCAGGCTCCGTAACCAATGCAGCTATAACAGACTGTACGTTATATGTAGATATCAGTAACTAATAAAATTCTGATGATGTCTCAAAAAAGGTTCTTCTATGTACTCAAGCTTACAGGGCAATACAAAGCATTAAACCCCATGCAACAAGTGCCTGCAGTGGAAATTGATGGCATCATCCTTTCTCAGTCAGTGAGTCTAAATGTTCATGAACATCAtcctaagaaaaaaaaatgtatatatattgcATTTTATGTGATCAGCTGATTCtactgctgattttttttttttgtcatagctGGCAGTGATCCAGTACCTCGATGAGACCAGGCCAGGGCCTCGGCTCCTCCCAGCAGACCCAAAGAAACGTGCCCAGGTTCGAATGATAAGTGACCTCATTGCCTCTGGCATACAACCTCTGCAGGTGAGAAAAGCCTG
The nucleotide sequence above comes from Mastacembelus armatus chromosome 22, fMasArm1.2, whole genome shotgun sequence. Encoded proteins:
- the gstz1 gene encoding maleylacetoacetate isomerase isoform X4 yields the protein MHLSLASLAKPVLHGYFRSSCSWRVRIAFALKGVDYDQVPVNLIKDGGQQLTGQYKALNPMQQVPAVEIDGIILSQSLAVIQYLDETRPGPRLLPADPKKRAQVRMISDLIASGIQPLQNVHILQKIGAEKLQWAQHFIDRGFKALEEILKKTAGKCCVGDEISMADICLVPQVYNAERYKVDVGQYPTIKRLNQTLLEIDAFKVSHPSCQPDTPVDLQA
- the gstz1 gene encoding maleylacetoacetate isomerase isoform X1 → MAAQTKPVLHGYFRSSCSWRVRIAFALKGVDYDQVPVNLIKDGGQQLTGQYKALNPMQQVPAVEIDGIILSQSLAVIQYLDETRPGPRLLPADPKKRAQVRMISDLIASGIQPLQNVHILQKIGAEKLQWAQHFIDRGFKALEEILKKTAGKCCVGDEISMADICLVPQVYNAERYKVDVGQYPTIKRLNQTLLEIDAFKVSHPSCQPDTPVDLQA